One genomic region from Argentina anserina chromosome 2, drPotAnse1.1, whole genome shotgun sequence encodes:
- the LOC126782308 gene encoding T-complex protein 1 subunit beta produces MPVDNIFKDEASEEKGERARLASFVGGMAIADLVKTTLGPKGMDKILQSTGRGHSVTVTNDGATILKSLHIDNAAAKVLVDISKVQDDEVGDGTTSVVVLAGELLREAEKLVAAKIHPMTIISGYRMAAECARDALLKKVVDNKADSKVFKSDLMKIAKTTLSSKILSQDKEHFAQLAVDAVMRLQGSTNLESIQIIKKPGGSLKDSFLDEGFILDKKIGLGQPKRIENAKILVANTAMDTDKVKIYGARVRVDSMSKVAEIEGAEKEKMREKVKKIISHGINCFVNRQLIYNFPEELFADAGILAIEHADFDGIERLALVTGGEIASTFDNPESVKLGHCDLIEEIMIGEDKLIHFSGVALGQACTIVLRGASHHVLDEAERSLHDALCVLSQTVNDSRVLLGGGWPEMIMAKEVDVLAKKTPGKKSHAIEAFSRALLAIPTIIADNAGLDSAELVAQLRAEHHKEGCTAGIDVISGTVGDMAERGISEAFKVKQAVLLSATEAAEMILRVDEIITCAPRQRENRM; encoded by the exons ATGCCG GTCGATAACATTTTCAAGGATGAAGCTAGTGAGGAGAAAGGAGAGCGTGCCAGATTG GCTTCATTTGTGGGTGGAATGGCAATTGCCGACCTGGTCAAGACAACCTTAGGGCCTAAAGGAatg GATAAAATACTGCAATCAACAGGAAGAGGTCATTCAGTTACTGTGACCAATGATGGGGCCACCATCTTAAAGTCCCTGCACATTGACAATGCAGCTGCTAAAGTCCTTGTTG ACATTTCAAAAGTTCAAGATGATGAAGTTGGTGATGGGACAACTTCGGTTGTTGTTTTGGCTGGAGAGCTGTTAAGGGAGGCAGAAAAGCTGGTTGCAGCGAAGATTCACCCAATGACAATTATATCAG GTTATCGAATGGCAGCTGAATGTGCTCGTGATGCTTTGTTGAAGAAGGTTGTTGACAACAAGGCTGATTCTA AGGTGTTCAAGTCAGACCTGATGAAAATTGCAAAGACTACTTTGAGCTCCAAAATTCTTTCCCAGGATAAGGAGCATTTTGCACAACTAGCAGTGGATGCTGTGATGCGGCTACAG GGAAGTACCAACTTAGAGTCTATCCAAATCATAAAGAAACCTGGGGGATCACTGAAGGATTCATTTTTGGATGAAGG ATTTATTCTTGACAAGAAAATAGGTCTTGGTCAGCCAAAACGTATAGAGAATGCCAAGATTTTGGTTGCAAACACAGCCATGGACACAGACAAAGTGAAGATTTATGGGGCTCGTGTGCGTGTTGATTCAATGTCTAAGGTTGCTGAAATTGAAGGGgctgagaaagaaaaaatgaggGAGAAGGTGAAGAAGATCATCAGTCATGGGATTAACTGCTTCGTTAACAGACAGCTGATTTACAATTTCCCAGAAGAGCTCTTCGCGGATGCAGGAATACTTGCAATTGAGCATGCTGATTTTGATGGCATTGAACGTTTGGCATTGGTAACTGGTGGTGAAATTGCATCAACGTTTGATAATCCTGAGTCAGTTAAGCTTGGGCACTGCGATCTCATTGAGGAGATCATGATTGGTGAGGACAAGTTGATCCACTTTTCTGGCGTTGCACTGGGCCAGGCTTGTACTATAGTATTGAGAGGCGCTAg CCATCATGTGCTGGATGAGGCTGAAAGGTCTCTGCACGATGCCTTGTGTGTTCTGTCTCAGACAGTCAATGACAGCAGGGTTTTGCTTGGAGGTGGATGGCCAGAGATGATTATGGCTAAGGAAGTTGATGTGCTAGCCAAAAAGACTCCTGGAAAGAAATCTCATGCTATTGAAGCTTTCTCACGGGCACTTTTGGCCATTCCAACCATCATAGCTGACAATGCTGGTTTGGACAGTGCTGAGTTGGTTGCACAGCTACGTGCTGAACACCACAAGGAAGGATGCACTGCGGGGATTGATGTCATCTCTGGAACT GTGGGAGACATGGCAGAACGAGGGATATCTGAAGCGTTTAAAGTTAAGCAAGCTGTCTTGCTTTCTGCAACAGAGGCTGCAGAGATGATTCTTAGAGTTGATGAGATCATAACATGTGCACCACGACAGAGAGAAAATAGAATGTGA